Proteins found in one Methanofollis fontis genomic segment:
- a CDS encoding 30S ribosomal protein S28e: MADGTPAEVIEVIGSTGMHGEAMQVKCRILEGNNKGRIITRNTVGPIREGDVLMLLETEREAKKLSRR, translated from the coding sequence ATGGCAGACGGAACACCCGCAGAGGTCATCGAGGTCATCGGCAGCACGGGCATGCATGGCGAGGCCATGCAGGTGAAGTGCCGCATCCTCGAGGGCAACAATAAGGGCCGGATCATCACCCGCAATACTGTCGGCCCCATCCGCGAGGGCGATGTTCTGATGCTCCTCGAGACCGAGCGCGAAGCAAAGAAACTGTCGAGGCGGTGA
- the ndk gene encoding nucleoside-diphosphate kinase: protein MDRTFVMIKPDGVQRGIIGAIISRLEAKGLKLVAAKLTMLPEEKVMEHYAEHVEKPFFPSLKAYVMSGPVLTMVWEGRGSVAIVRRIVGATNPAEAAPGTIRGDMGMETGKNVIHASDSDESAAREIAIHFSADELVDYTRIDEPVLYE from the coding sequence ATGGACCGCACCTTTGTGATGATCAAGCCCGATGGAGTCCAGCGCGGCATCATCGGAGCGATCATCTCCCGGCTTGAGGCGAAGGGCCTCAAGCTGGTGGCGGCAAAGCTCACCATGCTGCCCGAGGAGAAGGTGATGGAGCACTATGCCGAGCACGTCGAGAAGCCGTTCTTCCCGTCGCTGAAGGCCTATGTGATGTCCGGACCCGTCCTCACCATGGTCTGGGAGGGACGGGGCTCGGTCGCCATCGTCCGCAGGATCGTCGGTGCCACCAACCCGGCCGAAGCGGCGCCCGGCACCATCAGGGGCGACATGGGCATGGAAACCGGCAAAAACGTGATCCATGCCTCCGACTCGGATGAGAGCGCTGCACGCGAGATTGCGATCCACTTCTCGGCAGACGAACTCGTCGACTACACCCGTATCGACGAACCGGTTCTCTACGAGTAA
- a CDS encoding MarC family protein: protein MSGDMLSFVLLTLSSIIIVVNPLAATLLFVSLTEAMDEVEKMTVAAIACRYALAILLTFAIAGGLILNLFGITLEAFRIAGGLLLFGIGMEMVYAKTSRTKISATEKYESQDADDVAVMPLAIPMIAGPGAITTTIVLTNEATAVHPLAVAIVIAAILLTIGIIYLMFSRSEIIVERIGQREYRAVNRLMGMLLIAIAVQFVITGVKTAFPLLGGAGL, encoded by the coding sequence ATGAGCGGCGACATGCTGAGTTTTGTTCTGCTGACCCTCTCATCCATCATCATCGTTGTCAACCCGCTTGCGGCGACATTGCTGTTTGTGTCGCTGACCGAGGCGATGGACGAGGTGGAGAAGATGACGGTCGCCGCTATCGCCTGCCGCTATGCACTGGCCATTCTGCTCACCTTTGCCATCGCCGGCGGGTTGATCCTGAACCTCTTCGGGATCACCCTCGAAGCCTTCAGGATTGCCGGCGGACTGCTCCTCTTCGGCATCGGCATGGAGATGGTCTATGCGAAGACCTCCCGGACAAAGATCTCGGCGACCGAGAAGTATGAGAGCCAGGATGCCGACGATGTGGCGGTGATGCCCCTCGCCATCCCAATGATCGCCGGGCCCGGCGCAATCACGACGACAATCGTGCTCACCAATGAGGCGACCGCGGTCCATCCGCTGGCGGTGGCGATAGTGATTGCCGCCATCCTCCTGACGATCGGGATCATCTACCTGATGTTCTCCCGCTCCGAGATAATCGTGGAGCGGATCGGGCAGCGTGAATATAGGGCCGTGAACAGGTTGATGGGCATGCTGCTCATCGCCATCGCCGTCCAGTTCGTGATCACCGGGGTCAAGACGGCGTTTCCGCTCCTGGGGGGTGCCGGGCTGTGA
- the thrC gene encoding threonine synthase — protein MYRLSCIHCGAEYAPGEIIYTCPKCGHLLTVDHDLDAISVTREDWNRRPISVWRYRELLPVTIPPVTLQEGGTPLYHLERIGRELGLPHLYAKHEGMNPTGSFKDRGMTVGVSMAIQLGMKSVACASTGNTSASLAAYAAKAGIPAIVLLPAGKVALGKVAQALMHGARVIAIRDNFDVALAMVRNLCIEQGIYLLNSVNPYRLEGQKTIGFEAIDQLGEVPDRMVLPVGNAGNISAVYKGLRELEHLGFIDRLPMMTGIQAAGSQPVVEAISGGLPEVRPEMHPETVATAIRIGAPVNGEKALIAIRETGGTAGSVTDEEILSMQRELAQKEGIGVEPASAASVAGIKKLIEEGAIDRDERIVCVVTGHLLKDPETVIKQCPSPVEIDATEQALLSVVRSSF, from the coding sequence ATGTACCGTCTCTCGTGCATCCACTGCGGTGCCGAATACGCGCCCGGCGAGATCATCTATACCTGCCCGAAATGCGGGCACCTGCTTACCGTCGACCATGATCTTGATGCCATCAGCGTGACGAGGGAAGACTGGAACAGGCGCCCGATCTCGGTCTGGCGCTACCGGGAACTGCTCCCGGTCACCATCCCGCCCGTCACCCTCCAGGAGGGGGGGACGCCCCTCTACCACCTGGAGCGGATCGGTCGGGAGCTCGGGCTGCCGCACCTCTATGCCAAGCACGAGGGAATGAATCCGACCGGGTCGTTCAAGGACCGCGGTATGACGGTCGGGGTCTCGATGGCCATCCAGCTCGGCATGAAGAGCGTGGCCTGCGCCAGCACCGGCAACACCTCGGCCAGTCTCGCCGCCTATGCGGCGAAGGCCGGGATTCCGGCGATCGTCCTCCTGCCGGCGGGCAAGGTCGCCCTCGGCAAGGTGGCCCAGGCACTGATGCACGGTGCACGGGTGATCGCCATCAGGGACAACTTCGATGTCGCCCTTGCAATGGTGCGGAACCTCTGCATCGAGCAGGGGATCTATCTCCTCAACTCGGTCAACCCCTACCGCCTTGAGGGTCAGAAGACCATCGGGTTCGAGGCCATCGACCAGCTCGGTGAGGTTCCGGATCGCATGGTGCTGCCGGTCGGAAACGCCGGCAACATCTCCGCCGTCTATAAGGGGCTGCGTGAACTCGAACATCTCGGTTTCATCGACCGCCTGCCGATGATGACCGGCATCCAGGCCGCCGGTTCCCAACCGGTCGTGGAGGCAATCTCCGGCGGTCTCCCGGAGGTCCGGCCCGAGATGCACCCCGAGACCGTCGCCACCGCCATCCGTATCGGCGCCCCGGTCAACGGGGAGAAGGCGCTCATCGCCATCAGGGAAACCGGAGGAACCGCCGGGTCCGTAACCGATGAGGAAATACTGAGTATGCAGCGGGAACTGGCACAGAAGGAGGGCATCGGTGTGGAACCTGCATCGGCCGCCTCAGTCGCCGGCATCAAGAAACTTATCGAGGAAGGCGCCATCGACCGGGACGAGCGTATCGTCTGCGTCGTCACCGGGCATCTCCTCAAGGATCCGGAAACGGTGATCAAACAATGTCCATCTCCAGTCGAGATCGACGCAACCGAGCAGGCATTGCTCTCTGTTGTGCGCTCGTCCTTCTGA
- a CDS encoding sensor histidine kinase: MISAFLIISITIGSLSALSYLQVKDEISGAYTDVMDQTDGMIREAMVLVMGGWPSIDEEMYADPTAIIERHIINASGSSKPDTRTLEQQLGELYGSSAEISVDVVDVIDLPDAAKFGRVWPEWQESSTNDGEISRSAYILMPGGMYLLSIQIRLPEDEKIPALYQYYTVRRAQEINPMLESVRVFDSDGHFVMDFTEPRNSSDETIPPTVLEEILITGSDTGTADPATHTTTRYLMIDAGPESREPWIVAVTYNLQKQYEEINAVLMLNLATCLLGIFFGAFVILGLLRYIGRPINAIVDDVEIIARGDLDHRIRETDGLEFSRLEQSINLMVRHLKETIERLKESEETVRIYSGNLEGMVEKRTEQLQLANEEVNLYIDILLHDINNANTMTLAYLELLKEDLSGEQRQYAEHALQGAKKSVAIIKNVGTIRKTYENETALRPIRLDPVIREEIARRPDITIHYEGTGAVVLADDLLGEVFANLIINSRNHGGAETEVWIRVRKEEDGIEVIVEDNGPGIPDTLKPKVFERFTRGQSRSPGTGLGLHICRSLVTWYGGAIRAEDRLAGHPEGGASIRFTLNDLPP, from the coding sequence ATGATCAGTGCATTTCTGATCATCAGCATCACCATCGGCAGCCTTTCCGCCCTCTCGTACCTCCAGGTGAAGGATGAGATCTCCGGGGCATACACCGACGTCATGGACCAGACCGACGGGATGATCAGGGAGGCGATGGTGCTGGTGATGGGGGGCTGGCCATCCATCGACGAAGAGATGTACGCCGATCCGACCGCCATCATCGAGCGTCACATCATCAATGCGAGCGGCAGCAGCAAACCTGATACCCGCACACTCGAACAACAGCTGGGGGAACTCTATGGCAGCAGTGCGGAGATATCGGTCGATGTGGTGGATGTCATCGACCTCCCTGATGCCGCCAAATTCGGGAGAGTCTGGCCGGAATGGCAGGAATCCAGCACGAACGACGGTGAAATCAGCCGTTCTGCATATATCCTGATGCCCGGCGGCATGTATCTCCTATCGATCCAGATCAGGCTCCCGGAGGATGAGAAGATCCCGGCACTCTACCAGTACTATACGGTCAGGAGGGCGCAGGAGATCAACCCCATGCTGGAGTCGGTCAGGGTGTTCGACAGCGACGGTCATTTTGTCATGGACTTCACCGAACCGAGGAACAGTAGCGACGAGACCATCCCTCCCACCGTTCTCGAAGAGATCCTCATCACCGGTTCAGATACCGGGACCGCTGATCCTGCAACCCATACGACCACCCGGTATCTGATGATCGATGCCGGTCCAGAGTCCCGAGAACCCTGGATCGTCGCCGTCACCTACAATCTCCAGAAGCAGTATGAGGAGATCAACGCAGTCCTGATGCTGAACCTTGCGACATGCCTCCTCGGCATCTTCTTCGGCGCCTTTGTCATCCTCGGTCTGCTCAGGTATATCGGACGCCCGATCAACGCAATCGTCGATGATGTCGAGATCATCGCACGGGGCGATCTCGATCACCGGATCAGGGAGACCGACGGGCTTGAGTTCTCCCGTCTCGAGCAGAGCATCAACCTGATGGTCAGGCACCTGAAAGAAACCATTGAAAGATTGAAGGAGTCCGAAGAGACCGTACGGATCTACAGCGGGAATCTTGAGGGGATGGTGGAGAAGAGGACCGAACAGCTCCAGCTTGCCAATGAGGAGGTAAACCTCTACATCGATATCCTGCTCCATGATATCAACAACGCAAACACCATGACGCTCGCCTACCTGGAGCTCCTGAAGGAGGATCTCTCTGGAGAACAGCGGCAGTACGCCGAGCATGCCCTTCAAGGCGCAAAGAAGAGCGTCGCCATCATTAAAAACGTGGGCACGATCAGGAAGACCTATGAGAATGAAACCGCCCTCAGGCCGATCAGGCTCGATCCGGTGATCCGGGAAGAGATCGCCCGCAGACCCGACATCACCATCCACTATGAGGGGACCGGGGCGGTGGTGCTCGCCGACGATCTCCTGGGCGAGGTGTTTGCGAACCTCATCATCAACAGCCGGAACCACGGAGGAGCGGAGACAGAGGTCTGGATCAGGGTCCGGAAAGAGGAGGATGGGATCGAGGTCATTGTGGAGGACAACGGACCCGGCATCCCCGACACCCTCAAACCAAAAGTCTTTGAGCGTTTCACTCGTGGGCAGAGCAGATCGCCGGGCACCGGCCTCGGGCTCCACATCTGCCGTTCTCTGGTGACCTGGTACGGCGGCGCGATCCGGGCGGAGGACCGCCTCGCAGGGCACCCGGAGGGGGGCGCCTCTATCCGGTTCACCCTTAACGATTTACCGCCGTGA
- a CDS encoding uracil-xanthine permease family protein has translation MNQKPPDLIYGLDDRPSLPVLAVLGLQHVFIISISLIFPIVIVRAMGGSDEMAGFMVSMTMLAAGIATVIQALGRRGVGSGYLCPSVAGPSYLSASILAAQTGGLHLVFGMTALAGMFEGLFSRILPKLRFLFPAEVTGVVVMMVGVAVIPLAVPLFFGWEGDVGNPAALAVALITLATMVGMNVWGRGSLKLYSVLIGMIVGYIAAYALGLIGSAEIGLVMARPLFEAPDLSYFGWAFDPVLIVPFFVAIICSSLKSVGDLTSCQKINDPEWKRPDMTNISGGILADGAGAVVAGIVGGMGQSTSSSNIGLSIATSAASRVIAFSIGAILVALAFFPKLAGVFVIMPAPVMGAALIFAVSFMIITGLSIITSRMLDARKTFVVGISLIFGLSVDIFPEIYAGMHPSIQPVFSSSLSLATVCVILLNLVMRIGLRQEQEMTLEPGERYAGSVHAFMERQGAAWGAPRDVIVRATSALTECVEMLAVLGRIDRPLQVTAAYDEFNLDIQVTVPGGPVDLSSSPPTEDDLLEDESAIARLSAVMIRRFADRVSSACDGRECRISMHFDN, from the coding sequence ATGAACCAGAAACCCCCGGACCTCATCTATGGCCTCGATGACCGCCCTTCCCTGCCTGTGCTCGCCGTCCTCGGCCTCCAGCACGTGTTCATCATCTCAATCAGTCTCATTTTTCCGATCGTGATTGTCAGGGCGATGGGGGGAAGTGACGAGATGGCCGGGTTCATGGTCTCGATGACGATGCTTGCAGCCGGCATTGCCACCGTCATCCAGGCCCTCGGGCGCCGCGGCGTCGGTTCGGGATATCTCTGCCCGTCGGTGGCGGGTCCGTCCTATCTTTCCGCCTCGATCCTCGCCGCCCAGACAGGGGGTCTCCATCTGGTGTTCGGGATGACCGCGCTTGCAGGAATGTTCGAGGGCCTATTCTCCAGAATCCTGCCGAAATTGCGTTTCCTGTTCCCTGCCGAGGTCACCGGCGTTGTGGTGATGATGGTCGGCGTCGCCGTCATCCCGCTTGCGGTCCCGCTCTTCTTCGGCTGGGAAGGTGACGTGGGGAATCCCGCCGCGCTCGCCGTCGCCCTGATCACCCTCGCTACGATGGTCGGGATGAATGTCTGGGGGAGGGGGTCGCTGAAGCTCTACTCGGTGCTGATCGGGATGATCGTCGGGTATATCGCGGCCTATGCCCTCGGGCTCATCGGCAGTGCGGAGATCGGTTTGGTCATGGCGCGGCCCCTCTTTGAGGCCCCGGACCTCTCCTATTTTGGCTGGGCCTTCGATCCCGTTCTCATCGTTCCGTTTTTTGTTGCCATCATCTGCTCGTCCCTGAAGAGTGTCGGAGACCTGACCTCGTGCCAGAAAATCAATGATCCCGAATGGAAACGGCCCGACATGACCAATATCAGCGGCGGCATCCTCGCGGACGGTGCGGGGGCGGTCGTCGCCGGTATCGTGGGGGGGATGGGGCAGTCGACCTCGTCCTCGAATATCGGGCTTTCCATTGCCACCAGTGCCGCAAGCAGGGTGATCGCCTTTTCGATCGGGGCGATCCTGGTCGCCCTCGCTTTTTTCCCGAAACTGGCGGGAGTGTTTGTGATCATGCCGGCGCCGGTGATGGGTGCCGCCCTCATCTTTGCCGTCTCCTTCATGATCATCACCGGTCTCTCGATCATCACCTCGCGGATGCTCGATGCACGGAAGACCTTTGTTGTCGGGATCTCCCTGATATTCGGTCTTTCGGTGGATATCTTCCCTGAGATCTATGCGGGGATGCACCCCTCGATCCAGCCCGTCTTCTCCTCCTCCCTCTCGCTTGCGACCGTCTGCGTGATTCTCCTGAACCTGGTGATGCGGATCGGGCTCAGGCAGGAGCAGGAGATGACCCTCGAACCTGGGGAGCGATATGCAGGGAGCGTCCATGCATTCATGGAGCGGCAGGGTGCCGCCTGGGGTGCGCCCAGGGACGTGATCGTCCGCGCCACATCGGCCCTCACCGAATGCGTTGAGATGCTCGCCGTCCTCGGACGGATCGACCGTCCGCTGCAGGTGACGGCAGCATATGACGAGTTCAACCTTGATATCCAGGTCACCGTCCCCGGCGGACCGGTGGACCTTTCGTCGTCGCCCCCCACAGAGGACGATCTTCTCGAGGACGAATCGGCGATCGCCCGCCTTTCGGCCGTGATGATCCGGCGGTTCGCCGACCGTGTGTCGAGTGCGTGCGATGGTCGGGAGTGCCGGATCAGCATGCATTTTGACAATTGA
- a CDS encoding DUF5803 family protein: protein MSISSRDRRNRAGIALCCALVLLTAQATAYNATVTVLPAGDAYAGEVNLSDADTYTFWEPGVLGEKIPLQTTNVSVSGDCGENCSFSWQDRNTIAFSEGNVSIRYEAPIRQKNLQLLFEEPSSITINLPGEFDVSNPLLGRVSDGGEIAEENGTTIIHYEDTRFAEVRFYDPGQERLLLIFGSIWLTVAVVLLVPYLLMRRRQG from the coding sequence ATGTCCATCTCCAGTCGAGATCGACGCAACCGAGCAGGCATTGCTCTCTGTTGTGCGCTCGTCCTTCTGACGGCCCAGGCGACGGCCTATAATGCAACCGTGACGGTCCTCCCGGCAGGCGATGCATATGCCGGCGAGGTCAACCTCAGCGATGCGGATACCTACACCTTCTGGGAGCCCGGGGTACTCGGTGAAAAAATTCCGCTGCAGACGACAAATGTCTCTGTTTCCGGCGATTGTGGGGAAAATTGCAGTTTTTCCTGGCAGGACAGAAACACCATCGCCTTTTCAGAGGGCAATGTCAGCATCAGGTACGAGGCACCGATCCGTCAGAAGAACCTGCAGCTCCTCTTTGAAGAACCGTCATCCATCACTATCAACCTTCCAGGGGAATTTGATGTTAGCAACCCGCTCCTCGGGCGGGTGAGCGACGGTGGGGAGATCGCAGAGGAGAACGGAACAACCATCATCCATTATGAAGACACCCGGTTCGCCGAGGTGAGGTTCTACGATCCCGGGCAGGAGCGTCTCCTCCTGATCTTCGGGTCCATCTGGCTCACGGTGGCGGTCGTGCTCCTGGTCCCCTATCTCCTGATGCGACGCAGGCAAGGCTGA
- a CDS encoding carbon-nitrogen hydrolase family protein, with protein sequence MKVWCAGMTSSSSMEANIQRADEMAAQAASEGADLVLFPEQFLTGWNPDRPRVDPAVIPAIRGMAMEHALWIAGSCYGGTKTPQNRAIVIDPEGEVRAEYAKVHLFSPAGEEATCTPGDEPAAFTAGGVVFGLAICYDLRFPELFTHYRSAGVHCLLVPAAWPEARLSQWEALIRGRAVEMQGYAAGANAAGGSCIAGPDGNLIAAGEGGSAMAEIDPMAVDAARSALPVVRDRRPDLYRRWNTGQ encoded by the coding sequence GTGAAGGTCTGGTGCGCCGGCATGACCTCCAGCAGTTCCATGGAGGCAAATATCCAGCGTGCAGACGAGATGGCGGCACAGGCAGCATCGGAGGGTGCCGACCTCGTCCTCTTCCCGGAACAGTTCTTAACCGGATGGAACCCGGACCGCCCCCGTGTCGATCCCGCCGTCATTCCCGCAATCAGAGGCATGGCGATGGAGCACGCCCTCTGGATCGCCGGATCCTGCTACGGGGGGACAAAAACCCCGCAGAACCGTGCCATAGTCATCGATCCAGAAGGCGAGGTCAGGGCGGAGTATGCGAAGGTCCACCTCTTCTCACCTGCAGGCGAGGAGGCGACTTGCACGCCGGGCGACGAACCGGCAGCATTCACCGCTGGAGGTGTCGTGTTCGGGCTTGCGATCTGTTACGACCTCCGCTTCCCTGAACTGTTCACCCACTACCGCTCCGCAGGCGTCCACTGCCTCCTCGTTCCAGCGGCATGGCCGGAGGCGCGCCTCTCGCAGTGGGAAGCCCTGATACGCGGGCGCGCCGTCGAGATGCAGGGGTATGCCGCCGGCGCCAATGCCGCCGGCGGGTCCTGTATTGCCGGACCGGACGGAAACCTGATCGCCGCCGGAGAGGGGGGATCTGCCATGGCAGAGATCGATCCAATGGCGGTGGACGCCGCCCGTTCCGCCCTCCCGGTGGTCCGGGACCGGCGGCCCGACCTCTATCGACGCTGGAATACAGGACAATGA
- a CDS encoding metal-dependent hydrolase — protein MNGEQHITISIATAGVVLVPLIASFPPAWIVFALFGVFIGALAPDADANDSAIFHTRLPGGKRRRRCIVLPLFGYTIRYLIYYPISVPFIAIFGKKAMPKHRGILHSAIGVILMTFLLGVYAYIAGRIVLQIPWSPIAGMFLLGFFGGAVCHLLEDSCTRSGVAWLFPLSGWRVRGGIVTGSRDLRPGLFAGILAAAAAILLLAGHEGPIQAPLPPWSGALCAAGLWVIFLFAARIGR, from the coding sequence ATGAACGGCGAACAGCACATCACCATCAGCATCGCAACTGCAGGCGTGGTGCTCGTCCCCCTCATCGCATCCTTCCCACCGGCATGGATTGTGTTTGCCCTTTTCGGCGTGTTTATCGGCGCTCTCGCACCCGATGCAGACGCAAACGACTCGGCGATCTTCCACACCCGCCTCCCCGGCGGGAAGAGGAGACGGAGATGCATCGTGCTCCCGCTCTTCGGCTACACCATCCGCTATCTGATCTATTACCCGATCTCCGTCCCGTTCATTGCGATCTTCGGGAAAAAGGCGATGCCAAAACACCGCGGCATCCTCCACTCTGCCATCGGCGTCATCCTGATGACCTTCCTCCTTGGCGTCTATGCATATATCGCCGGCAGGATCGTCTTGCAGATCCCGTGGTCACCCATCGCCGGCATGTTCCTGCTCGGGTTCTTCGGCGGTGCCGTCTGTCACCTTCTCGAGGACTCCTGCACGCGGAGCGGAGTGGCGTGGCTTTTTCCCCTCAGCGGGTGGAGAGTGCGCGGCGGCATCGTCACCGGCAGCAGGGACCTGCGCCCCGGACTCTTTGCAGGGATCCTGGCAGCAGCTGCGGCCATATTGCTGCTGGCAGGACATGAAGGCCCGATTCAGGCACCGCTCCCCCCATGGTCCGGTGCACTCTGTGCCGCCGGTCTCTGGGTGATCTTCCTGTTTGCAGCCCGCATAGGACGATAG
- a CDS encoding DUF2298 domain-containing protein: MSPEMQALMVVSWLILLKFLQVALWPRLAPTLHEYAYPAAYPLSILVFGAVSWYAALIGLPVWSALLPFLILAGYAVRKGEYTPEKFRPSLHWDAVFIVFFCMMLGFRFVNPSISFAEKFMDHAFLASIMRDPAVPPLDPWFAGGYLDVYYYLGYWIVGALGTVAAVPSTVAFNLGLPTVLGASAVTAYAIGRLLVPKVAWITLILFFLPDPAFFHEILLGSGMQTLLWNSTRVIDGTINEYTAFSFLWGDLHPHVVGIFVQFLLIFLIAYSLTHWEKCDRNARILLIGAMALALGSMPPINSWDVLLYAPLVVATGILIWRRYGDFSLLLAVPPLAVLVYAPYYLMLNSAGVEGAGMVTVVSDPIRFLLVFGFFLAVLFIRELGAVRHAPWVLIPPALLTVGGYISAAIAAFPLTAIVLRRRWTPTDLLLSFGLLILIACEFVFLKDNMGGANERLNTVFKCYSVAWILIGTGVMVTLGEWITGQGWTGRFNRSQWRLLAVAAAVALLITPFALNLTFGYDGYTLDGIAWVNDQHPGDADAVAWLRGHSGEHVLVEAVGSDYSYAGRVSAFTGIPAILGQPFHEQMWRDDWESISGRKNDVQAIYEEPTRSIALMDRYGADLLYVGDLERQTYQIRLPSEGLETAWEGDGVTVYRRT; encoded by the coding sequence GTGAGTCCTGAGATGCAGGCCCTCATGGTCGTCTCATGGCTCATTCTGCTAAAATTTCTCCAGGTTGCCCTCTGGCCCCGTCTGGCCCCCACCCTCCATGAATACGCCTATCCGGCGGCATATCCCCTCTCAATCCTTGTTTTTGGCGCCGTATCATGGTATGCGGCCCTGATCGGTCTCCCGGTCTGGAGCGCCCTCCTCCCCTTTCTCATCCTCGCCGGATATGCGGTGCGGAAGGGGGAGTATACACCCGAAAAATTTCGGCCCTCACTCCACTGGGACGCCGTGTTTATCGTATTCTTCTGTATGATGCTGGGGTTCCGGTTTGTGAACCCGTCCATCTCCTTTGCCGAGAAGTTCATGGACCACGCCTTTCTCGCCTCGATCATGCGCGATCCCGCCGTCCCGCCCCTTGACCCCTGGTTTGCAGGTGGCTACCTCGATGTCTATTATTACCTGGGCTACTGGATCGTCGGCGCCCTCGGGACGGTCGCCGCCGTCCCTTCGACGGTCGCCTTCAACCTCGGTCTCCCGACAGTGCTCGGCGCCTCTGCGGTGACGGCCTATGCCATCGGGCGCCTGCTTGTGCCGAAGGTCGCATGGATCACCCTGATCCTGTTTTTCCTCCCTGACCCGGCATTCTTCCATGAGATCCTCCTCGGATCCGGGATGCAGACGCTGCTCTGGAACAGTACGCGCGTGATCGACGGCACCATCAACGAGTACACGGCATTCTCATTCCTCTGGGGGGATCTCCATCCCCATGTCGTCGGCATCTTCGTGCAGTTCCTGCTCATCTTCCTCATCGCCTATTCCCTCACCCACTGGGAGAAATGCGACCGGAACGCACGCATCCTGCTCATCGGGGCGATGGCCCTCGCCCTCGGTTCGATGCCGCCGATCAACTCCTGGGATGTCCTGCTCTACGCCCCCCTGGTGGTGGCGACGGGCATCCTGATCTGGCGACGGTACGGGGACTTCAGTCTGCTTCTCGCCGTTCCGCCCCTCGCCGTCCTCGTGTATGCCCCCTATTATCTGATGCTCAACAGTGCGGGTGTCGAGGGGGCGGGCATGGTGACGGTCGTCTCTGACCCGATCAGGTTTCTGCTGGTCTTCGGGTTCTTCCTGGCGGTGCTCTTTATCAGGGAGTTGGGGGCGGTCCGGCATGCCCCATGGGTTCTCATCCCCCCCGCCCTGCTCACCGTTGGCGGCTATATATCGGCAGCAATCGCCGCCTTCCCTCTCACCGCCATCGTCCTGCGGCGTCGGTGGACACCCACCGATCTCCTCCTCTCCTTCGGGCTACTGATCCTCATCGCCTGTGAATTCGTATTCCTGAAGGACAATATGGGCGGTGCGAACGAACGACTGAACACCGTGTTCAAGTGTTATTCTGTTGCATGGATCCTGATCGGCACCGGCGTGATGGTAACGCTCGGGGAGTGGATCACAGGGCAGGGATGGACCGGACGGTTCAACCGGTCACAATGGCGGCTGCTCGCCGTCGCTGCCGCTGTCGCACTCCTCATCACCCCCTTTGCGCTGAACCTCACCTTCGGTTATGATGGATATACTCTCGACGGCATTGCCTGGGTGAATGATCAGCACCCCGGCGATGCAGACGCCGTGGCATGGCTGCGCGGGCATTCGGGCGAGCATGTGCTGGTGGAGGCGGTGGGGAGCGATTACTCGTATGCCGGGCGTGTGTCGGCGTTCACCGGCATCCCGGCGATCCTGGGGCAACCCTTCCATGAACAGATGTGGCGGGATGATTGGGAGAGTATATCCGGACGAAAAAATGACGTTCAGGCGATATACGAGGAGCCCACCAGGTCGATCGCGCTGATGGATCGCTACGGTGCCGACCTGCTGTATGTCGGCGACCTCGAACGCCAGACCTACCAGATACGACTCCCTTCGGAGGGGCTCGAAACGGCGTGGGAGGGGGACGGCGTCACGGTCTACAGGCGGACGTGA
- a CDS encoding 50S ribosomal protein L24e has translation MVETYKCSFCGESIEPGTGRLFVRKDGALFYFCSTKCRKNYELKRVPRRVTWTEAGRKALGKE, from the coding sequence ATGGTCGAGACCTACAAGTGCAGCTTCTGCGGCGAGAGCATCGAACCCGGCACCGGGAGGCTCTTTGTCCGCAAGGACGGCGCACTCTTCTACTTCTGTTCAACGAAGTGCCGCAAGAACTATGAACTCAAGCGCGTCCCCCGCCGTGTCACCTGGACTGAAGCCGGCAGGAAGGCGCTCGGGAAGGAGTGA
- the rpl7ae gene encoding 50S ribosomal protein L7Ae: MAKSYVTFEVSEDIQNKALESLEIARDTGKIKKGSNEATKCIERGTAQLVLIGSDVEPEEIVMHLAPLCEEKQIPYVFIGKQNEIGAASGLSVGSAAAAIVKPGKAKELVEEVAKQVGELRA; encoded by the coding sequence ATGGCAAAGTCATACGTTACATTCGAAGTTTCTGAAGATATTCAGAATAAGGCGCTCGAATCACTCGAGATCGCCCGTGATACCGGCAAGATCAAGAAGGGGTCCAACGAGGCCACCAAGTGCATCGAGCGCGGCACCGCCCAGCTGGTGCTCATCGGTTCCGATGTCGAGCCCGAAGAGATCGTGATGCACCTCGCCCCCCTGTGTGAGGAGAAGCAGATCCCGTACGTCTTCATCGGGAAACAGAACGAGATCGGTGCGGCAAGCGGCCTCAGTGTCGGTTCCGCTGCGGCGGCCATCGTAAAGCCCGGCAAGGCAAAGGAACTCGTTGAAGAGGTTGCAAAGCAGGTCGGCGAACTGAGGGCCTGA